A window of the Streptomyces sp. NBC_01351 genome harbors these coding sequences:
- a CDS encoding RNA polymerase sigma factor, whose amino-acid sequence MADPTWPAATLIAAAQRGDVDSLTALVSGSHPHVRRFARTLCASPEDAEDAAQEALIILYRKIGMLRASGALASWMFRIVRNECLRRARSAIPRGPAPVPDDGRAVMSAEDEVVLRLEAARVARAVAALPEDQRSVLVMRDIQGLSGRLTADALGIGTAAMKSRLHRARAAVQLALHPVPEGGGDGADR is encoded by the coding sequence GTGGCTGACCCGACCTGGCCCGCCGCGACGCTGATCGCCGCCGCGCAGCGGGGCGACGTCGACTCGCTCACCGCGCTGGTCTCCGGATCGCACCCGCACGTGCGCCGGTTCGCCCGCACGCTGTGCGCCTCGCCCGAGGACGCCGAGGACGCGGCGCAGGAAGCGCTGATCATCCTGTACCGCAAGATCGGAATGCTGAGGGCCTCGGGCGCCCTGGCGTCGTGGATGTTCCGCATCGTCCGCAACGAGTGCCTGCGGCGCGCCCGGTCGGCGATCCCGCGCGGCCCCGCCCCGGTGCCGGACGACGGCCGCGCCGTGATGTCCGCCGAGGACGAGGTCGTGCTGCGCCTGGAAGCGGCGCGCGTGGCACGGGCGGTCGCCGCGCTGCCCGAGGACCAGCGCAGCGTGCTGGTCATGCGGGACATCCAGGGCCTCAGCGGACGCCTGACCGCCGATGCGCTCGGCATCGGCACCGCCGCGATGAAGTCCCGGCTGCACCGGGCCCGCGCGGCCGTCCAGCTCGCCCTGCACCCTGTCCCGGAAGGCGGCGGTGACGGTGCGGACCGCTGA
- a CDS encoding DNA-binding response regulator, which translates to MPVDHRQTRALRVLLDPPNPPLALQLGLQPDIEVVRDLTARPVVALVEEVATAAALLAEDPECRVLVLTGSAHPGLPEAVLAAGAAGLVLRDGPVEDLADSIRRASMGETVIDPSLG; encoded by the coding sequence ATGCCCGTTGATCACCGCCAGACCCGCGCGCTCCGGGTCCTCCTGGACCCGCCGAACCCGCCCCTGGCGCTCCAGCTCGGCCTCCAGCCGGACATCGAGGTCGTACGGGACCTGACGGCGCGGCCGGTGGTGGCGCTGGTGGAGGAGGTCGCCACCGCGGCGGCCCTGCTCGCGGAGGATCCGGAGTGCCGGGTCCTGGTCCTGACGGGATCGGCGCATCCGGGCCTGCCCGAGGCCGTACTCGCCGCCGGCGCGGCGGGACTGGTGCTGCGGGACGGGCCGGTGGAGGACCTCGCGGACTCCATCCGCCGGGCCTCGATGGGCGAGACGGTGATCGATCCCAGCCTGGGATGA
- a CDS encoding MaoC/PaaZ C-terminal domain-containing protein: MPIDAAKALAADPRQGDIGWDHKDIQLYHLGLGAGTARNGQSLATDPDELRYTLESKLHVLPSFATVAGAGMAMLGGLGAPGIDVNLAMVLHGGHSIELHRPIPVKGQATSSSKVAAVYDKGKAAVIVLRSEVADADGPLWTSDAQIFVRGEGGFGGERGPSAKEELPERAPDRVEERHIREDQALLYRLSGDWNPLHADPEFAKLGGFDKPILHGLCSYGMTLKAVVDTALGGDVSRVRAYRTRFAGIVFPGETLRIRMWQEPGRVQVSVTAAERDDAPVLADTVVEHA, translated from the coding sequence ATGCCGATCGATGCCGCCAAGGCCCTCGCCGCAGACCCCCGCCAGGGGGACATCGGCTGGGACCACAAGGACATCCAGCTCTATCACCTCGGCCTCGGCGCCGGTACTGCGCGGAACGGGCAGAGCCTGGCGACCGACCCCGACGAGCTGCGCTACACGCTCGAATCCAAGCTGCACGTGCTGCCCAGCTTCGCGACCGTCGCCGGCGCCGGCATGGCCATGCTCGGCGGCCTCGGCGCGCCGGGCATCGACGTCAACCTCGCCATGGTCCTGCACGGCGGCCACTCCATCGAGCTGCACCGGCCCATCCCCGTCAAGGGGCAGGCGACCTCCAGTTCCAAGGTCGCCGCCGTCTACGACAAGGGCAAGGCGGCCGTCATCGTGCTGCGCTCCGAGGTCGCGGACGCCGACGGGCCGCTGTGGACGAGCGACGCGCAGATCTTCGTACGGGGAGAGGGCGGGTTCGGCGGCGAGCGCGGCCCCTCCGCCAAGGAGGAACTGCCCGAGCGGGCCCCCGACCGGGTCGAGGAGCGGCACATCCGCGAGGACCAGGCCCTCCTCTACCGGCTCTCCGGCGACTGGAACCCCCTGCACGCCGACCCCGAGTTCGCCAAGCTCGGCGGCTTCGACAAGCCCATCCTGCACGGCCTGTGCTCGTACGGGATGACCCTCAAGGCCGTCGTCGACACGGCGCTCGGCGGGGACGTGTCCCGCGTCCGCGCCTACCGCACGCGCTTCGCCGGGATCGTCTTCCCCGGCGAGACGCTGCGCATCCGGATGTGGCAGGAGCCCGGCCGCGTCCAGGTGTCGGTGACCGCCGCCGAACGGGACGACGCACCGGTCCTCGCCGACACCGTCGTCGAACACGCGTAA
- a CDS encoding Zn-dependent alcohol dehydrogenase gives MRAALQSEIGQDKLEVVDDMEAVGLGPGKVKIRVKATGLCHSDLSAMSGILPQPAPFIPGHEGSGVIADVGDGVTSHKIGDRVLVCWLPPCGHCPSCKRGQGHLCLASLVNAGTPNFKRAGGDIFGFAATGTFAEELVVDAACAVPIPDDVPFDIAALIGCGVTTGLGAAINTAKVEAGSSVAVIGCGGVGISVIQGAKVQGAAQIIAVDPVESRREAALKFGATEAVSPDAFDDAKNRITAGEGFDYVFEVVGKSATAQTAYKMTRRGGSVVIVGAGALDDNFQIDMFSLFFDEKKILPSMYGGGDVLRSYERTIALWRAGRVDLASLITHRVQLAEINDALDQMRTGVALRTCIEL, from the coding sequence GTGCGCGCAGCACTGCAGAGCGAGATCGGCCAGGACAAGCTCGAAGTCGTCGACGACATGGAGGCCGTGGGCCTCGGTCCCGGCAAGGTGAAGATCCGGGTCAAGGCCACCGGCCTGTGCCACTCGGACCTCTCCGCGATGAGCGGCATCCTGCCGCAGCCCGCCCCCTTCATCCCGGGCCACGAGGGCTCCGGGGTGATCGCAGACGTCGGCGACGGGGTCACCAGCCACAAGATCGGCGACCGCGTCCTCGTCTGCTGGCTGCCGCCGTGCGGCCACTGCCCGTCCTGCAAGCGCGGCCAGGGCCACCTGTGCCTCGCCAGCCTGGTCAACGCGGGCACCCCCAACTTCAAGCGCGCCGGCGGCGACATCTTCGGCTTCGCCGCCACCGGCACCTTCGCCGAGGAGCTCGTCGTCGACGCCGCGTGCGCCGTGCCGATCCCCGACGACGTGCCCTTCGACATCGCCGCCCTCATCGGCTGCGGAGTCACCACCGGCCTGGGCGCGGCCATCAACACCGCCAAGGTGGAAGCCGGTTCCTCGGTCGCCGTCATCGGCTGCGGCGGCGTCGGCATATCCGTCATCCAGGGTGCCAAGGTCCAGGGCGCGGCGCAGATCATCGCCGTCGACCCGGTGGAGTCGCGGCGCGAGGCGGCCCTGAAGTTCGGGGCGACGGAGGCGGTCTCGCCCGACGCCTTCGACGACGCCAAGAACCGCATCACCGCCGGCGAGGGCTTCGACTACGTCTTCGAGGTCGTCGGCAAGTCCGCCACCGCGCAGACCGCCTACAAGATGACCCGGCGCGGCGGCAGCGTCGTCATCGTCGGCGCGGGCGCGCTGGACGACAACTTCCAGATCGACATGTTCTCGCTCTTCTTCGACGAGAAGAAGATCCTGCCGTCGATGTACGGCGGCGGGGACGTGCTCCGCTCCTACGAGCGCACGATCGCCCTGTGGCGGGCCGGCCGGGTGGACCTGGCGAGCCTGATCACCCACCGGGTGCAGCTCGCGGAGATCAACGACGCGCTGGACCAGATGCGTACGGGCGTGGCCCTGCGCACCTGCATCGAACTCTGA
- a CDS encoding 3-oxoacyl-ACP reductase: MSLPLEGLSAIVTGAGRGLGRAEAVELARLGASVVVNDFGQPGRDGSGEASAAPAEEVAEEIRAAGGQAVAHLGDVADFDQARELVELAVSTFGKLDILVNNAGILRDRMVFSMSEEEWDSVIRVHLKGHFNTTHFASVHWRERSKAAGGPVYGRIVNTSSEAFLGGSAGQPNYAAAKGGIVGLTTSTALALAKYGVTANAICPRARTRMTEDVFAGFQVPEEGKLDALAPEHVSPLVGYLASPASAKANGQLFVVHGGIVVVMERPKVAAKFDTSKEAFSFEELDELLTPHYEARPANETFAAAEVLGLKHG; this comes from the coding sequence ATGTCACTGCCACTTGAGGGACTCTCCGCCATCGTCACGGGCGCGGGCCGCGGGCTCGGCCGGGCCGAGGCGGTCGAGCTCGCGCGGCTCGGCGCGAGCGTGGTCGTCAACGACTTCGGGCAGCCGGGTCGCGACGGCTCCGGGGAGGCCTCGGCCGCCCCGGCGGAGGAGGTGGCCGAGGAGATCCGCGCGGCGGGCGGCCAGGCGGTGGCGCACCTGGGCGACGTGGCCGACTTCGACCAGGCGCGCGAGCTCGTCGAGCTGGCGGTGAGCACCTTCGGGAAGCTCGACATCCTCGTCAACAACGCGGGCATCCTGCGCGACCGGATGGTCTTCTCGATGTCGGAGGAGGAGTGGGATTCGGTGATCCGGGTCCACCTCAAGGGCCACTTCAACACCACCCACTTCGCCTCCGTGCACTGGCGCGAGCGCTCGAAGGCGGCCGGCGGACCGGTCTACGGCCGGATCGTCAACACCTCCTCCGAGGCCTTCCTCGGCGGCTCGGCCGGCCAGCCGAACTACGCGGCGGCCAAGGGCGGCATCGTGGGCCTGACCACGTCCACCGCCCTGGCCCTCGCGAAGTACGGGGTGACGGCCAACGCCATCTGCCCGCGCGCCCGTACCCGGATGACCGAGGACGTCTTCGCCGGCTTCCAGGTCCCGGAGGAGGGCAAGCTCGACGCCCTCGCCCCCGAGCACGTCTCCCCGCTCGTCGGCTACCTGGCCTCACCGGCCTCGGCGAAGGCCAACGGCCAGCTGTTCGTCGTGCACGGCGGGATCGTGGTCGTGATGGAACGCCCCAAGGTGGCGGCCAAGTTCGACACCTCGAAGGAGGCCTTCTCCTTCGAGGAACTGGACGAGCTGCTCACCCCGCACTACGAAGCCCGCCCGGCGAACGAGACCTTCGCCGCCGCGGAGGTCCTGGGCCTCAAGCACGGCTAG
- a CDS encoding serine/threonine-protein kinase — translation MHAGDLLDARYELVRRLDVGGMGEVWEGIDRRIRRKVAVKLIREEADPALVPELVSRLGREATAAGRLAHPHIVAVYDYNSIEQDDVPLVYIVMELVRGRSLAEELTRALPSVPQALSWAEQIALALESAHGPEAGVVHRDLKPGNVMITYGGLVKLLDFGIARFLEDNDTHHTRLTGARMVGTPAYMAPEQCNAGPVDGRTDLYALGCLLYTMLTGRPPFTAERGLLQVMYQQVHETPPPPGELHPGVPPGLDRLVMELLAKDPADRPADAGAVVDRLRGLAAEFAAAAHRPAADPPPFAFPRQREYEPTRPDAAAAPPRDPDGVDDVAGGDEDENEVLEGEFADPDPAEEFAARIRAGLRERGAEARGEDDAGIARLLLADLITETIRLLGPDDPLTVEIGFDLACAYARDGLVAEAATLLGELVPLMAELYGPDDRRTLYARCLLPWYLAGAGAVAEAAELYADITGDLRRVLGETDSLTLHTRYQHVAQLAGAGEYIRAVQLWRTLIPLLDAEQRTVGELGADARRELARAIHRLSGDPEAAGRLRVLVPNLLNLLDARSEDAYAARTVIADWIAQAGTPRESLPAWRVLIRDCAEELGEGHPVTLLARLRLAEHTEGAGDPAEAVALLTELLPELAAGAGPLDAPQGAEAAELLLRGGYLLARATTALDPVRGLHMWEEIAPELERVRGREDELVVDARLRHALALAEQGLAAQALPLLDGAVRARLDLFGPDDPLALRGRFAYAAGIAAVHGEASARRWWRELLPDATRALGAKHALSLAVRERLGLGAHPEPEPSPAGVSVT, via the coding sequence ATGCACGCCGGGGATTTATTGGATGCCCGCTATGAACTGGTCCGGCGCCTCGACGTGGGCGGCATGGGCGAGGTCTGGGAGGGCATCGACCGGCGGATCCGCCGCAAGGTGGCCGTCAAGCTGATCCGTGAGGAGGCTGATCCGGCGCTGGTGCCCGAGCTGGTGTCCCGGCTCGGACGGGAGGCCACGGCCGCGGGGCGGCTCGCGCACCCGCACATCGTCGCCGTGTACGACTACAACAGCATCGAGCAGGACGACGTACCGCTCGTCTACATCGTGATGGAGCTGGTCCGCGGGCGCTCGCTCGCCGAGGAGCTGACCCGCGCGCTGCCGTCCGTACCGCAGGCCCTGTCCTGGGCGGAGCAGATCGCCCTGGCCCTGGAGTCGGCGCACGGGCCGGAGGCGGGGGTCGTGCACCGCGACCTCAAGCCCGGCAACGTGATGATCACCTACGGCGGGCTGGTGAAGCTCCTCGACTTCGGCATCGCCCGTTTCCTGGAGGACAACGACACCCACCACACCCGGCTGACCGGTGCCCGGATGGTCGGCACCCCCGCCTACATGGCGCCCGAGCAGTGCAACGCCGGACCGGTCGACGGGCGTACGGACCTCTACGCGCTGGGCTGCCTGCTGTACACGATGCTCACCGGGCGACCGCCCTTCACCGCCGAGCGCGGGCTGCTCCAGGTCATGTACCAGCAGGTGCACGAGACCCCGCCGCCGCCCGGCGAGCTGCACCCGGGGGTGCCGCCGGGGCTGGACCGGCTCGTCATGGAGCTGCTGGCCAAGGATCCCGCGGACCGGCCGGCGGACGCCGGGGCGGTGGTGGACCGGCTGCGGGGGCTGGCCGCGGAGTTCGCGGCGGCGGCGCACCGGCCCGCCGCCGACCCGCCCCCCTTCGCCTTCCCGCGGCAGCGGGAGTACGAACCGACGCGGCCCGACGCGGCGGCCGCTCCCCCGCGGGACCCGGACGGCGTGGACGACGTGGCCGGCGGGGACGAGGACGAGAACGAGGTCCTGGAGGGCGAGTTCGCCGACCCCGACCCGGCCGAGGAGTTCGCGGCGCGCATCCGGGCCGGGCTGCGCGAGCGGGGTGCCGAGGCGCGCGGCGAGGACGACGCGGGCATCGCCCGGCTGCTGCTGGCCGACCTGATCACGGAGACCATCCGGCTCCTCGGCCCGGACGACCCGCTCACCGTCGAGATCGGCTTCGACCTAGCCTGCGCCTACGCCCGCGACGGGCTCGTCGCCGAGGCGGCCACCCTGCTCGGCGAGCTCGTCCCGCTCATGGCCGAGCTGTACGGCCCCGACGACCGGCGCACCCTGTACGCGCGCTGCCTGCTGCCCTGGTACCTGGCCGGGGCCGGAGCGGTCGCCGAGGCCGCCGAGCTGTACGCCGACATCACCGGCGACCTGCGCCGGGTGCTCGGCGAGACCGACAGCCTGACCCTGCACACCCGCTACCAGCACGTCGCCCAGCTGGCCGGCGCCGGGGAGTACATCCGGGCGGTCCAGCTGTGGCGCACCCTGATCCCGCTGCTCGACGCCGAGCAGCGCACGGTCGGCGAGCTCGGCGCGGACGCCCGCCGCGAGCTGGCCCGGGCCATCCACCGCCTGTCGGGGGACCCGGAGGCGGCGGGCCGACTGCGGGTCCTCGTACCGAACCTGCTGAACCTGCTCGACGCCCGCAGCGAGGACGCGTACGCCGCCCGCACCGTGATCGCCGACTGGATCGCGCAGGCCGGCACCCCCCGGGAGTCGCTGCCCGCGTGGCGGGTGCTGATCCGGGACTGCGCCGAGGAGCTGGGCGAAGGGCATCCGGTGACCCTGCTGGCCCGGCTGCGGCTGGCCGAGCACACCGAGGGCGCGGGCGATCCCGCGGAGGCGGTGGCCCTGCTGACGGAACTGCTGCCGGAACTGGCGGCGGGGGCCGGGCCGCTGGACGCGCCGCAGGGCGCGGAGGCCGCCGAGCTGCTGCTGCGCGGCGGGTACTTGCTCGCGCGGGCGACCACCGCGCTGGATCCGGTGCGGGGACTGCACATGTGGGAGGAGATCGCCCCGGAGCTGGAGCGCGTACGGGGCCGGGAGGACGAGCTGGTGGTGGACGCCCGGCTGCGGCACGCCCTGGCCCTCGCCGAGCAGGGCCTGGCGGCGCAGGCGCTGCCGCTGCTGGACGGGGCGGTGCGGGCACGGCTGGACCTCTTCGGGCCGGACGACCCGCTGGCCCTGCGCGGGCGGTTCGCGTACGCGGCGGGGATCGCGGCGGTCCACGGGGAGGCTTCGGCCCGCCGGTGGTGGCGCGAGCTGCTCCCGGACGCGACGCGCGCACTGGGTGCGAAGCACGCGCTGAGCCTGGCCGTGCGGGAACGGCTCGGACTCGGTGCACATCCCGAGCCAGAGCCGTCCCCGGCGGGGGTCTCCGTCACTTGA